The proteins below are encoded in one region of Pseudoalteromonas ulvae UL12:
- a CDS encoding HrcA family transcriptional regulator — protein MKLNPRDLKVFTTLMDLHCNGSGLAVPSALIAKQKGMSVCSATVRNAMVRLEKLGLIYSPHTSAGRVPTRDGYQFWLNELFDLSSIAAFWQPSQEALIQFTHSISQRYKLCACVGLPTVTSQTIFRVEVLDFDQLNWLILLFDRQGQSQNVVITKPLEANEAIRLQFNAWLNTVFSAQPLLEGLERMRAMAKTAPMFCHGSLTQWTRLLFDKLGSDNSIVVGESYLYESLQGSEQPCIGTPLLNFVEEKLAFTQGVSVIFGDDIPFHGFEQLMIVSVPYFSNGGYQGRFCIICKKSAQIAAILTEFTFLD, from the coding sequence ATGAAATTAAATCCTCGTGATCTCAAAGTATTTACCACACTGATGGACTTGCATTGCAATGGTTCTGGCTTAGCGGTGCCTTCTGCGTTAATTGCAAAGCAAAAAGGCATGTCGGTTTGCTCTGCGACTGTGCGAAATGCCATGGTCAGGCTTGAAAAGTTAGGATTAATTTACTCGCCCCATACTTCAGCAGGACGGGTTCCAACCCGTGATGGCTACCAATTTTGGTTAAATGAACTCTTTGATTTGTCGTCGATAGCCGCTTTTTGGCAACCGAGCCAAGAGGCTTTGATCCAGTTTACTCATTCTATCAGTCAACGTTACAAATTATGCGCCTGTGTAGGTTTGCCGACAGTCACCTCGCAAACTATTTTTCGGGTGGAGGTGTTGGACTTTGATCAACTAAATTGGCTAATTTTATTGTTTGATCGTCAAGGCCAAAGCCAAAATGTTGTTATTACAAAACCGCTCGAGGCAAATGAAGCTATCCGATTGCAGTTTAATGCATGGCTTAATACGGTTTTTTCTGCTCAGCCTTTGCTTGAAGGGTTAGAGAGGATGCGAGCGATGGCAAAAACCGCCCCGATGTTTTGTCATGGTTCATTGACACAATGGACTCGTTTATTATTTGACAAATTAGGTTCAGATAATTCCATCGTTGTTGGCGAAAGTTATCTTTATGAATCATTGCAGGGCTCTGAGCAGCCATGCATTGGCACTCCTTTACTTAATTTTGTCGAAGAAAAGTTAGCATTCACTCAGGGAGTATCGGTTATCTTTGGTGACGACATTCCATTTCATGGCTTTGAACAATTAATGATTGTGAGTGTGCCTTACTTTTCAAACGGAGGTTATCAAGGGCGCTTTTGCATTATTTGTAAAAAATCAGCTCAAATAGCCGCAATCTTAACGGAATTTACATTTCTTGATTAA
- the nadK gene encoding NAD(+) kinase has translation MNNTFSTIGLIGKPNHAGANLTLKKLDSFLGALGYTVLIEQQVGLEMKVNPARTVELVDLGRQCDLAIVVGGDGNMLGAARVLSRFDVAVIGVNRGNLGFLTDLDPDNFEADLEQVLSGHFIQEKRFLLEVEVYRHEKLKSTNSAVNEAVLHADKVAHMIEFEAFINDDFVYSQKSDGLIVCTPTGSTAYSLSGGGPILTPELNAMALVPMFPHTLSSRPLVVDADNEIRLKLSLKNDDNLQISCDSHIVMAVMPGDEVVIKKGDKPLRLIHPKEYSYYNVLRQKLKWGSQLY, from the coding sequence ATGAATAACACTTTTTCGACCATCGGCCTTATTGGCAAACCAAATCATGCCGGCGCTAATTTAACGTTAAAAAAACTAGACAGCTTTCTGGGTGCCTTGGGCTACACCGTCTTAATTGAGCAGCAAGTAGGCCTTGAAATGAAGGTTAACCCTGCTCGAACAGTGGAACTAGTTGATTTAGGACGTCAATGTGATCTCGCTATTGTGGTCGGTGGTGATGGTAATATGCTCGGAGCTGCACGCGTGTTATCACGATTTGATGTGGCAGTAATTGGTGTTAACCGTGGAAACTTAGGCTTTTTAACCGATTTAGACCCAGACAATTTTGAGGCCGATCTCGAGCAAGTGTTAAGTGGCCATTTTATTCAAGAAAAGCGCTTTTTATTAGAAGTCGAAGTGTACCGACATGAAAAACTAAAAAGTACCAATTCCGCAGTGAACGAAGCCGTTTTACATGCTGATAAAGTCGCTCATATGATTGAGTTTGAAGCCTTTATTAACGACGATTTCGTTTATTCTCAAAAATCTGATGGCCTGATCGTTTGTACTCCCACTGGGTCAACAGCTTATTCACTTTCTGGCGGTGGCCCCATTCTCACTCCAGAACTAAATGCAATGGCACTGGTGCCGATGTTTCCTCATACTCTATCGAGTCGCCCGCTTGTTGTAGATGCTGATAATGAGATCCGCCTAAAACTCAGCCTGAAAAATGATGATAATTTGCAAATCAGCTGCGATAGCCACATTGTCATGGCCGTGATGCCTGGTGATGAAGTGGTGATCAAAAAAGGAGATAAACCACTGCGACTCATTCACCCTAAAGAATATTCTTATTACAATGTGTTAAGACAAAAATTAAAATGGGGAAGCCAGTTATATTGA
- the recN gene encoding DNA repair protein RecN: MLIALEVSNFAIVSQLSTEWSAGMTTITGETGAGKSIAIDALSLCLGERSEAAMVRPGAEKAEVTAQFDIRHLPKAKAFLAQHDLLSDDECILRRVISHTGRSKAYINGSAVTASQLKSLSQLLIAIHGQHAHQLLSKNEHQLQLLDEYAGHFDLLNKTKSLFKQYQSLKKEHAQLLQLQQQQQAQQQLLEYQVAELDDFALEPGEYELVESEHSLLSHTQTLLESSQRELQHLYDEDNGNAYSIVQHSANTFAELAQIDPQLSQVADLLFEAAVQIEDAAAQIRRYQEKTECDPNRLNEVEERMAKTLELARKHHIRPEELAEFHTQLVNSLTKISHDSKRLEQLDSEIESTKEEYYFTARQLSDSREAAATELNQLISNSMQTLSMENGVFEIALHFDADATPSASGADKIDFMVCTNPGQPIQPLAKVASGGELSRISLAIQVIIAAKVTTPTLIFDEVDVGISGPTASAVGLLLRQLGESTQVICVTHLPQVACSGHHQFFVAKFSDGQQTHTQMRQLDEQGRINEIARLLGGNNISQTTLSNAQELLAACA, translated from the coding sequence ATGTTAATTGCGTTAGAAGTTTCAAATTTTGCTATTGTCAGCCAACTGAGTACTGAGTGGTCTGCCGGTATGACGACCATTACGGGTGAAACCGGAGCAGGTAAATCAATTGCGATTGATGCACTCTCACTATGTTTAGGTGAGCGCTCAGAAGCTGCAATGGTGCGTCCTGGCGCTGAAAAAGCAGAAGTAACGGCTCAATTTGATATTCGCCACCTGCCCAAGGCCAAAGCGTTTTTAGCCCAACATGATTTACTCAGTGATGATGAATGCATTCTTCGACGAGTGATCAGTCATACCGGACGAAGCAAAGCGTATATTAACGGCTCGGCCGTCACCGCAAGTCAGCTGAAATCACTCAGTCAATTACTCATTGCGATTCATGGCCAACATGCCCATCAATTATTAAGTAAAAATGAACATCAGCTGCAACTCCTCGATGAGTATGCAGGTCATTTTGATTTGCTGAATAAGACCAAGAGCCTGTTTAAACAATATCAAAGTCTTAAAAAAGAGCATGCACAACTTCTTCAGCTGCAACAGCAACAACAAGCGCAACAACAACTATTGGAATATCAAGTTGCTGAATTAGACGATTTTGCATTAGAACCTGGCGAATACGAACTTGTTGAATCTGAACATAGTTTATTGAGCCATACCCAAACATTGCTGGAGTCAAGCCAGCGTGAACTACAACATCTCTATGATGAAGATAATGGTAATGCATACAGTATAGTGCAGCACAGCGCCAATACCTTTGCTGAGCTGGCACAAATCGATCCACAACTAAGCCAGGTGGCTGATTTATTATTTGAAGCAGCTGTGCAAATAGAAGATGCCGCCGCTCAGATCCGACGCTATCAAGAAAAAACAGAGTGCGATCCAAACAGATTGAACGAAGTCGAAGAACGAATGGCTAAAACTTTAGAGTTGGCACGAAAGCATCACATTCGCCCTGAAGAACTCGCTGAGTTTCATACTCAACTAGTCAATTCGTTAACTAAAATCAGCCATGACTCTAAACGTTTAGAGCAATTAGATAGTGAAATTGAATCTACGAAAGAAGAATATTACTTCACTGCTCGCCAATTAAGTGATAGCCGTGAAGCTGCTGCAACAGAGCTAAACCAATTAATTTCAAATAGTATGCAGACACTTTCAATGGAAAATGGAGTGTTTGAAATCGCCCTACACTTTGATGCCGATGCCACCCCTAGCGCAAGTGGAGCCGATAAAATTGACTTTATGGTATGCACTAATCCAGGACAACCTATACAACCTTTAGCCAAAGTAGCATCTGGCGGTGAATTATCACGTATTAGCTTAGCGATTCAAGTGATCATTGCTGCGAAAGTGACGACCCCAACATTGATTTTTGATGAAGTAGACGTCGGTATTTCTGGCCCAACGGCATCCGCTGTTGGCCTGCTACTACGCCAATTAGGCGAATCTACACAAGTTATCTGTGTGACTCACTTACCACAGGTAGCCTGCAGTGGTCACCATCAGTTTTTTGTAGCTAAATTCAGTGATGGACAACAAACTCATACACAAATGCGCCAACTAGATGAGCAAGGCCGCATCAATGAAATTGCCCGGTTGTTAGGGGGGAATAATATTAGCCAAACTACCCTATCCAACGCCCAAGAACTATTAGCTGCATGCGCATAA
- a CDS encoding FAD-dependent oxidoreductase, whose amino-acid sequence MAQNVYQFIDVQRVDPRKKPISTRKKQFVEIYEPFSAKQVDSQADRCLDCGNPYCEWKCPVHNYIPQWLKLIKDGKIIEAAELSHRTNSLPEVCGRVCPQDRLCEGSCTLNDEFGAVTIGNIEKYITDTAFEMGWKPDTSYVVWTDKKVAIIGAGPAGLGCADILARNGVKPVVFDRHPEIGGLLTFGIPSFKLEKSVMEKRREIFTEMGVEFRLNTEVGKDIELEQLLAEYDAVFVGVGTYKNMRGGLENEDAQGVFDALPFLIANTNKVMGFDNEAYPYQDMANKRVVVLGGGDTAMDCVRTSIRQGASDVVCAYRRDEANMPGSAREVKNAKEEGVRFEFNVQPKGMILNAKGQVTGVQMVKTQLGEPDAKGRRRAEEVSGSEHVLPADAVIMAFGFQAHSMPWLEPFGVECDQWGRIVAPEQGAGHTHQTTNPKIFAGGDAVRGSDLVVTAIFEGRNAAEGILDYLAV is encoded by the coding sequence ATGGCACAGAATGTATATCAATTTATCGATGTCCAGCGAGTTGACCCTCGCAAAAAGCCGATATCGACACGTAAAAAACAATTTGTAGAAATCTACGAACCTTTTTCGGCCAAACAAGTAGACTCGCAAGCCGACCGTTGTTTAGATTGTGGTAACCCATATTGTGAATGGAAATGCCCTGTTCATAATTACATTCCACAGTGGTTAAAACTCATTAAAGACGGCAAGATTATAGAAGCCGCTGAATTATCGCATCGTACCAATTCGTTACCAGAAGTATGCGGTCGGGTCTGCCCGCAAGATCGGTTATGTGAAGGCTCTTGCACACTTAATGATGAATTTGGTGCAGTCACCATCGGCAATATTGAAAAATATATTACTGACACCGCTTTTGAAATGGGTTGGAAACCAGATACCTCTTACGTAGTGTGGACGGATAAAAAAGTTGCGATTATTGGCGCCGGTCCTGCTGGATTAGGTTGTGCGGATATCTTAGCTCGAAATGGTGTGAAGCCAGTGGTCTTTGATCGTCACCCTGAAATTGGTGGTTTGCTTACTTTTGGAATTCCTTCGTTTAAATTAGAAAAGTCTGTAATGGAGAAGCGCCGTGAAATTTTCACCGAAATGGGCGTTGAATTTCGCTTAAATACGGAAGTTGGAAAAGACATCGAGCTTGAGCAATTACTCGCAGAGTATGATGCTGTGTTTGTGGGTGTCGGTACTTACAAAAACATGCGTGGTGGCCTTGAAAATGAAGATGCCCAAGGTGTATTTGATGCGCTTCCTTTCTTAATTGCCAATACAAATAAAGTAATGGGTTTTGATAACGAAGCTTATCCTTACCAAGACATGGCAAATAAGCGTGTTGTGGTGTTGGGTGGTGGCGATACCGCGATGGATTGTGTCAGAACTTCTATTCGCCAAGGCGCCTCCGATGTTGTATGTGCATATCGACGTGATGAAGCAAATATGCCAGGCTCAGCTCGCGAAGTGAAAAATGCCAAAGAAGAGGGCGTACGTTTTGAGTTTAATGTGCAACCTAAAGGCATGATCTTAAATGCGAAAGGCCAAGTAACAGGCGTTCAAATGGTTAAAACGCAATTAGGTGAACCAGATGCAAAGGGTCGCCGCCGTGCAGAAGAAGTGAGTGGCTCGGAACATGTGCTCCCTGCTGATGCTGTTATTATGGCATTTGGATTCCAAGCTCATTCGATGCCTTGGCTTGAACCGTTTGGCGTAGAGTGTGATCAATGGGGTAGAATTGTCGCACCGGAACAAGGCGCAGGGCATACACATCAAACTACTAATCCAAAAATATTTGCTGGTGGTGATGCGGTCCGCGGCTCTGATTTGGTTGTGACTGCTATCTTTGAAGGACGAAATGCAGCAGAAGGAATTTTGGATTATTTAGCTGTATAA
- the gltB gene encoding glutamate synthase large subunit, with product MLYDSKLEKDNCGFGLIAHIDGVASHKLVRTAITGLDRMQHRGGIAADGKTGDGCGLLLQKPDNFFRSIAQEQDWHLGKNYAVGMIFLNPDSDIAKKTRQIINQELEKETLTIVGWRDVPTDPASLGPIAIEQLPQFQQIFVSAPEGWRPKDLERRLYIARRRIEQRVADDDYFYICSLSGLVTVYKGLVMPADLPNFYLDLADMRMESAICVFHQRFSTNTQPRWPLAQPFRYLAHNGEINTIEGNRQWARARAYKFSSPLLPDLQTAAPFVNETGSDSSSLDNMLELFLAGGMDIFRAMRMLVPPAWQKNKAMDPDLRAFYDFNSMHMEPWDGPAGIVMSDGRFAACNLDRNGLRPARYVVTKDGLMTLASEVGIWDYAPDEVREKGRVGPGELLVIDTLHGKIWHSNEIDTDLKKRHPYKSWLEENVQRLTPFEELAADLPGQRELDDAMLAVYHKQFAYSNEELDQVIRVMGAIGQEATGSMGDDTPFAVLSSKERPIYDYFRQKFAQVTNPPIDPLRENHVMSLATCIGREQNVFNETTGHAKRLQFSSPVLMYSDMVQLLQADQEHYSSQIISLNYDVEEGLKSALERVCDQAEQAASDGIVLLVLSDKGLTPATLPIPAAMALGAVQQRLVVNNLRCDTNIIVETASCRDPHQFAVLIGFGATAIYPYLAYESLTQMCDKETIKKTHSEVTVSYRNAINKGLYKIMSKMGISTVASYRCSMLFEAVGLADEVVDLCFKGVVNRIKGADFTDFHQDLVNLSRKAWIKRKPLDHGGLLKYVHDGEYHAYNPDVIQTLQVAVRSGEYDDYLKYADLVNNRPITNLRDLLKLQIGDTSIALDEVEPAEALFKRFDSAAMSIGALSPEAHEALAIAMNRLGGCSNSGEGGEDVLRYGTEKNSRIKQVASGRFGVTPHYLVNADVIQIKVAQGAKPGEGGQLPGEKVTPYIAKLRYSVPGVTLISPPPHHDIYSIEDLAQLIFDLKQVNPKAMISVKLVSEPGVGTIATGVAKAYADLITIAGYDGGTGASPLTSVKYAGSPWELGLVETQQALVENGLRHRIRLQTDGGLKTGLDIIKAAILGAESFGFGTGPMVALGCKYLRICHLNNCATGVATQDEKLRQNHYHGLPEMAMNYFKFIAHEAREIMASLGVSRLVDLIGRTDLLAAIEGNTAKQSKLDLSGLLYQPNNKSGETLYCSAPNTSHYQGRLNEQLLAQAKEAIESKSGKLLRSKINNTDRSVGAQLSGYIAERHGNQGMAADPIRIELSGTAGQSFGVWNAGGLEMSLVGDANDYVGKGMAGGKISITPPLGSSFASHEASIIGNTCLYGATGGRLFAAGKAGERFAVRNSGTIAVIEGAGDNACEYMTGGVVCILGRTGINFGAGMTGGFAYVLDEANDFEKRINSELVELVEMDDLVIHHEHLRGLIAEHLEATKSCRAETILADFEHYLTQFRLIKPKSSDVKSLLGHRARSSAELRVQAQ from the coding sequence ATGTTATATGACTCAAAACTAGAAAAAGACAATTGTGGTTTTGGTTTAATTGCCCATATTGATGGCGTTGCCAGTCATAAATTAGTGCGTACGGCTATTACAGGATTAGATCGTATGCAGCATCGTGGTGGAATTGCCGCTGATGGTAAAACCGGCGACGGGTGTGGCTTATTACTACAAAAACCAGATAACTTCTTTCGTAGTATTGCTCAAGAGCAAGACTGGCATTTAGGTAAGAACTACGCAGTAGGGATGATTTTTCTAAACCCAGACTCAGATATTGCTAAAAAAACCCGTCAGATTATTAATCAAGAACTAGAAAAAGAGACCCTCACGATTGTTGGCTGGCGAGATGTGCCAACCGATCCTGCATCATTGGGTCCTATTGCTATTGAGCAGCTGCCTCAGTTTCAGCAAATTTTTGTCTCAGCCCCTGAGGGCTGGCGTCCAAAAGATTTAGAGCGCCGTTTATATATTGCCCGTCGTCGTATTGAACAACGCGTCGCAGATGATGATTATTTTTATATTTGTAGCTTATCTGGTTTGGTGACCGTCTATAAAGGACTGGTTATGCCAGCCGATTTACCTAATTTCTATCTCGATTTAGCTGACATGCGAATGGAATCTGCCATTTGTGTCTTCCATCAGCGCTTTTCGACCAATACACAACCGCGTTGGCCGCTGGCACAACCGTTTCGTTATTTAGCGCATAATGGTGAGATCAATACCATTGAAGGGAATCGCCAGTGGGCGCGTGCTCGTGCTTATAAATTCTCTTCACCTTTGCTACCTGATTTGCAAACCGCTGCGCCATTTGTCAATGAAACAGGATCGGATAGTTCCAGTTTAGATAATATGCTCGAACTGTTTTTAGCGGGTGGTATGGACATTTTTAGGGCGATGCGCATGCTTGTTCCGCCAGCTTGGCAGAAAAATAAAGCGATGGATCCAGATCTACGAGCTTTTTATGATTTCAATTCAATGCATATGGAACCCTGGGACGGCCCTGCTGGGATCGTGATGTCTGATGGCCGTTTTGCCGCTTGTAACCTTGATAGAAATGGTTTGCGCCCAGCGCGATATGTGGTGACAAAAGATGGCTTAATGACTTTAGCGTCAGAAGTCGGTATTTGGGATTATGCACCTGACGAAGTCAGAGAAAAAGGACGAGTAGGCCCTGGTGAATTGCTTGTGATCGATACTCTGCATGGCAAAATTTGGCATTCGAACGAAATAGATACTGACCTGAAAAAACGCCATCCGTATAAATCATGGCTTGAAGAGAATGTCCAACGTTTGACTCCATTTGAAGAGTTAGCCGCTGATTTACCAGGCCAACGAGAGCTCGATGATGCGATGCTGGCTGTGTATCACAAACAATTTGCGTACAGCAATGAAGAGCTGGATCAAGTCATTCGTGTGATGGGAGCGATAGGTCAAGAAGCGACAGGCTCAATGGGGGATGATACTCCTTTTGCTGTACTTTCTTCAAAAGAGCGGCCAATTTACGATTATTTTAGACAAAAATTTGCTCAGGTCACCAACCCACCTATCGATCCATTACGCGAAAACCACGTCATGTCTTTAGCTACATGTATTGGCCGTGAACAAAATGTGTTTAATGAAACGACAGGGCACGCCAAGCGCTTACAATTTTCTTCGCCTGTTTTAATGTACTCAGATATGGTGCAGTTATTACAAGCAGATCAAGAGCATTATTCTTCGCAGATTATTTCACTTAATTATGATGTTGAAGAGGGATTAAAATCAGCACTTGAGCGGGTGTGTGACCAAGCAGAACAAGCAGCCAGTGATGGTATCGTGCTGCTGGTTTTATCAGACAAAGGCTTAACGCCTGCGACGCTGCCAATTCCGGCTGCTATGGCTTTAGGCGCTGTGCAACAACGTTTGGTGGTAAACAATTTACGTTGTGATACGAATATTATTGTTGAAACCGCAAGCTGTCGTGATCCTCATCAATTTGCTGTGCTAATCGGCTTTGGCGCAACGGCTATTTACCCATATTTGGCTTATGAAAGTCTGACGCAAATGTGCGACAAGGAGACGATCAAAAAAACTCACAGTGAAGTGACGGTGTCTTATCGAAATGCCATTAATAAAGGCTTGTATAAAATCATGTCTAAGATGGGGATCAGTACGGTTGCGAGTTATCGCTGTTCGATGCTGTTTGAAGCGGTTGGGTTAGCTGATGAAGTGGTCGATTTATGCTTTAAAGGTGTAGTGAACCGTATTAAAGGCGCAGATTTTACTGATTTCCATCAAGACTTAGTGAATTTATCACGTAAGGCATGGATTAAACGCAAGCCACTTGACCATGGTGGTCTACTAAAATATGTCCATGATGGTGAATATCATGCTTATAACCCAGATGTGATTCAGACATTACAAGTCGCTGTGCGTTCTGGCGAATATGATGATTATTTAAAATACGCTGATTTAGTTAATAACCGACCTATTACTAATTTAAGAGATTTACTGAAATTACAAATTGGCGATACCAGTATTGCACTTGATGAAGTCGAGCCGGCCGAAGCATTATTTAAGCGGTTTGATTCTGCAGCTATGAGTATTGGTGCGTTATCTCCAGAGGCTCATGAAGCATTGGCTATTGCGATGAATCGCTTAGGTGGGTGCTCTAATTCAGGCGAAGGTGGCGAAGATGTATTACGCTACGGAACAGAAAAAAATTCACGCATTAAACAAGTGGCATCTGGTCGATTTGGAGTAACGCCACATTACTTAGTTAACGCAGATGTTATCCAAATCAAAGTCGCCCAAGGTGCTAAGCCGGGCGAAGGCGGCCAATTACCAGGTGAAAAGGTCACGCCTTATATTGCAAAGTTACGTTACTCTGTACCGGGTGTAACGTTAATTTCGCCACCGCCTCATCATGATATTTACTCAATTGAAGATTTAGCGCAGCTGATTTTCGATTTAAAACAAGTTAATCCAAAAGCGATGATTTCGGTCAAACTTGTATCTGAGCCTGGTGTTGGCACCATTGCAACAGGTGTAGCCAAAGCTTATGCCGATTTAATCACCATAGCGGGTTATGACGGCGGTACAGGAGCAAGTCCTCTTACATCAGTTAAATATGCGGGCTCGCCATGGGAGCTGGGTCTTGTTGAGACGCAGCAAGCCTTAGTCGAAAACGGTTTACGCCATCGTATCCGTTTACAAACAGATGGCGGTCTAAAAACAGGCTTAGATATCATCAAAGCAGCCATTTTAGGTGCAGAAAGTTTTGGTTTTGGTACAGGACCTATGGTGGCGTTAGGGTGTAAATACCTGCGTATTTGTCACTTAAACAACTGTGCAACTGGTGTTGCGACTCAGGATGAAAAGTTACGTCAAAATCATTATCACGGATTGCCTGAAATGGCGATGAACTACTTTAAGTTTATTGCTCATGAAGCTCGTGAGATTATGGCGAGTTTAGGAGTGAGCCGCCTGGTTGATTTAATAGGCCGTACAGACTTATTAGCTGCAATTGAAGGAAATACGGCCAAGCAAAGTAAGCTCGACTTGTCAGGTTTACTGTATCAACCGAATAACAAGTCCGGTGAAACACTGTATTGCTCAGCACCAAATACATCGCATTACCAAGGTCGATTGAATGAGCAGTTATTAGCGCAAGCTAAAGAAGCCATAGAGAGCAAGTCAGGTAAGTTGCTGCGTTCTAAAATCAATAATACTGACCGTTCTGTGGGCGCTCAGTTGTCAGGATATATCGCAGAGCGTCATGGCAACCAAGGCATGGCTGCGGATCCAATCCGTATTGAGTTATCAGGCACCGCTGGGCAATCATTTGGCGTCTGGAATGCCGGTGGGCTTGAAATGTCACTTGTTGGTGATGCCAACGATTATGTCGGTAAAGGAATGGCGGGCGGTAAAATTAGTATTACACCGCCACTGGGTTCTTCTTTTGCAAGTCATGAAGCGAGCATTATTGGTAACACTTGCTTATACGGTGCCACAGGTGGGCGTTTGTTTGCAGCAGGTAAAGCTGGTGAGCGATTTGCTGTCAGAAACTCTGGCACCATCGCGGTGATTGAAGGTGCTGGCGATAACGCCTGCGAATATATGACTGGTGGAGTTGTGTGTATTTTAGGTCGTACAGGCATCAACTTTGGTGCTGGGATGACCGGTGGCTTTGCTTATGTATTAGATGAAGCGAATGATTTTGAAAAGCGCATTAATTCAGAGCTAGTTGAACTGGTCGAAATGGATGATTTAGTGATCCACCATGAACATCTTCGTGGCTTGATTGCTGAGCATTTAGAAGCAACGAAGTCCTGTAGAGCAGAGACAATACTTGCTGATTTTGAACACTATTTAACTCAATTTAGACTGATCAAACCTAAATCGAGTGATGTAAAAAGTTTACTTGGTCATCGTGCTCGCAGTAGTGCTGAGCTTAGAGTGCAGGCTCAGTAA
- a CDS encoding Grx4 family monothiol glutaredoxin: METIDKIKQQISENSILLYMKGSPKLPNCGFSSQAAQALMSCGEPFAYVDILLNPDIRAELPHYANWPTFPQLWIEGELIGGCDIIIEMFQRGELQPLIAEAAARNKETSDEQSAE, from the coding sequence ATGGAAACCATAGACAAGATTAAACAGCAGATATCAGAAAATTCAATTTTACTTTACATGAAAGGTTCACCTAAGTTACCAAACTGTGGTTTTTCATCTCAAGCAGCTCAAGCTTTGATGTCATGCGGTGAACCATTTGCTTATGTAGATATTTTATTAAACCCAGACATTCGAGCTGAATTACCTCACTATGCTAATTGGCCAACCTTTCCTCAGCTTTGGATTGAAGGTGAGTTAATCGGTGGTTGTGACATTATTATTGAAATGTTCCAACGTGGTGAGTTACAGCCTTTGATTGCTGAAGCTGCGGCTCGTAATAAAGAAACGAGTGACGAGCAAAGCGCAGAGTAA
- a CDS encoding Fe-Mn family superoxide dismutase: protein MAFELPSLPYAIDALVPHISQETLEFHHGKHHNTYVVKLNGLIAGTDFENKTLEEIVCSSEGGIFNNAAQIWNHTFYWHSLSPNGGGEPTGAIADAINAKWGSFAAFQEAFNDKAVNNFGSSWTWLVQLADGSLDIVNTSNAATPLTDAGVTPLITVDLWEHAYYIDYRNVRPNYLNGFWALVNWEFANANLA from the coding sequence ATGGCATTTGAACTACCGTCTTTACCGTATGCAATTGATGCATTAGTCCCACACATTTCACAAGAAACACTAGAGTTTCACCACGGTAAGCACCACAATACCTATGTTGTTAAACTGAATGGTTTAATTGCTGGTACTGATTTCGAAAACAAAACATTAGAAGAGATTGTATGTTCATCTGAAGGCGGCATCTTTAATAATGCAGCGCAAATCTGGAACCACACTTTCTACTGGCACAGCCTTTCACCAAATGGTGGCGGTGAGCCAACAGGCGCTATTGCAGATGCAATTAACGCAAAATGGGGCTCGTTTGCTGCATTCCAAGAAGCATTCAATGATAAAGCAGTTAATAACTTTGGTTCTAGCTGGACGTGGTTAGTACAACTTGCTGATGGTTCTTTAGATATCGTAAATACATCTAATGCTGCAACACCTTTAACAGATGCAGGCGTTACACCACTAATCACTGTCGATTTATGGGAACACGCATATTACATTGATTACCGTAATGTTCGTCCAAACTACTTAAATGGTTTTTGGGCACTTGTTAACTGGGAATTTGCAAACGCAAACCTAGCTTAA